A genomic segment from Amphiura filiformis chromosome 10, Afil_fr2py, whole genome shotgun sequence encodes:
- the LOC140163067 gene encoding reactive oxygen species modulator 1-like, which translates to MPVAQPSYGGARGPSCFDRVKMGFMIGFAVGMGSGALFGGFSALRYGLRGRELLSTVGKTMMQGGGTFGLFMSVGTGIRC; encoded by the exons ATGCCAGTAGCACAGCCATCATACGGTGGGGCCAGAGGTCCAAGCTGTTTTGACAGAGTCAAAATGGGATTCATGATTGGTTTTGCAGTTGGTATGGGATCAGGGGCTTTGTTTGGTGGATTCTCTGCATTAAG ATATGGACTGAGAGGTCGGGAGTTACTCAGCACAGTTGGCAAAACAATGATGCAAGGTGGAGGAACATTTGGACTATTTATGTCGGTTGGAACTGGAATTAGATGCTAG